In Thermanaerovibrio velox DSM 12556, the genomic stretch CCAGGAGCTCCTCGTCCCGGTAGGCCTGGACGTAGACCCCAAGGGACTTGAAGAACCTCAGCACCTCCAGGGAGGTATCCGCCGGTATCGGGTCGTGATACCAGGTTATCCCCATCTGATCCACGATCATGGCGCCGTTATAGGCCACCACCGGAGCCCCCAGGGGGACCCGGTCCGCAAACCTCATGGCGGACCGGAACATCCGGCCGGTCACAAAGGTTATCCTCATGCCCCGCTCCGCCAAACCCCGGAGGAGCTCCTCCCTAGTGGGGGGGCAGGACTCCGTGGTCATCCAATATGGTCCCGTCAAGGTCAAAGGCTAAAAGTCTTATCAATTGGCTTCCTCCATTTAATTTAAATCTAAAATCAAAGACCCTGTTTCATAGGGAAGGGTACAACCTGGTGGGGCTTATGGCAACCCCTTACATGAATACATAATTACAGGTAGGTGGCAGGTGAATAAAAAAAGAGGGGCGCCGGACCAGATCCCCACGGAGACGCCTTAACCGTGGCCCGGCGCCCCGGGCCCCAGGGCCCCGAAGCGAAGGAAGGAGGAAGGAACTTGCCAAAAGCTGTTGAAACTTGCTAGATCATGCTAAAGTTTGTTGTTTCACGTGAAACAACCATGGACAGGGCAGCTCTCTAGCCTTAATCTATATTCAATGGACCTCCGGCACCCGGATGGAGTGCATGAGGTCCCCGTGGGGCATGTTCGGCGTATCCGGCAGCTCCGTGAAACAGGAACCCTCCGGACGGACGAAACCGCAGACCTCGGCGAAGGCCTCCGCCAAGGCCGGGTCAAACTGGTCAAAGCGATGATGAAGGATCTCCTCCAGGGCATCCCGATGACCCATGGCATTCCTGTAGGGGCGCCGGGACGTCATGGCCTCAAAGGCGTCCGCCACGGCTATGATCCGGGCGAAAAACGGGATCTCCTCTCCCCGAAGCCCCTCCGGATAGCCCCAGCCGTCGAACCGCTCGTGATGATGCAAAGCCCCAAGGACCACCTGGTCACAAAAACCCTCGGCCCTAAGGATGGCCGCCCCGGCGGACGGATGCATCTGTATCATGGACCTCTCCACGGGGCTCAACGGCCCCCTCTTTTGGAGCACCCAATCCGGGACCTTCACCTTCCCCACGTCATGAAGGAGGGCGGAGAGCCCCAGCAATCCCAAGGACTCCTCCGGCAGGTCCAAAGCCCTCCCAAGGGACAGGGAAAGCCTCATGACCCGGATGGAATGGGCCCTGGTCCCCGGGTCCAGCAGCTCCAGGACCCCGCAGGAACGCTCCAACCCAAGGGAACCGAACGAACCCGGCGAAACTCCGCAAGCCGTAAGCCCCATTTCGGCACCTCCTATCAAACAGGGGCTAAAGCC encodes the following:
- a CDS encoding HD-GYP domain-containing protein, with product MGLTACGVSPGSFGSLGLERSCGVLELLDPGTRAHSIRVMRLSLSLGRALDLPEESLGLLGLSALLHDVGKVKVPDWVLQKRGPLSPVERSMIQMHPSAGAAILRAEGFCDQVVLGALHHHERFDGWGYPEGLRGEEIPFFARIIAVADAFEAMTSRRPYRNAMGHRDALEEILHHRFDQFDPALAEAFAEVCGFVRPEGSCFTELPDTPNMPHGDLMHSIRVPEVH